A single Carassius carassius chromosome 3, fCarCar2.1, whole genome shotgun sequence DNA region contains:
- the LOC132119462 gene encoding coatomer subunit beta, with protein MTAAENVCYTLINVTNDSEPPSEVSLKTDLEKGEIKAKTEALKKVIIMILNGEKLPGLLMTIIRFVLPLQDHTIKKLLLVFWEIVPKTTPDGKLLQEMILVCDAYRKDLQHPNEFIRGSTLRFLCKLKESELLEPLMPAIRACLEHRHSYVRRNAVLAIYTIYRNFEHLIPDAPELIHDFLVNEKDASCKRNAFMMLIHADQDRALDYLSTCIDQVHTFGDILQLVIVELIYKVCHANPSERARFIRCIYNLLQSSSPAVKYEAAGTLVTLSSAPTAIKAAAQCYIDLIIKESDNNVKLIVLDRLIELKDHPTHERVLQDLVMDILRVLTTPDLEVRKKTLQLSLDLVSSRNVEELVIVLKKEVIKTNNVTEHEDTDKYRQLLVRTLHSCSVRFPDMAANVIPVLMEFLSDTNEAAAADVLEFVREAIQRFDNLRPLITEKMLEVFHAIKTVKIYRGALWILGEYCSTKEDIQSVMTEVRRSLGEIPIVENELKKEAGEVRPEEEVSAAPAPKLVTEMGTYVTQSALSSSRPSKKEEDRPPLRGFLMDGDFYVAASLATTLTKVALRYVALAEDKKRQNSFVAEAMLIMATVLHLGKSSLPKKPITDDDVDRISLCLKVLSECSPLMNDIFNKECRRSLSHMLAVRLEEEKLSQKKESEKRNVLVQADDPISFMQLTAKNEMTSKEDQFQLSLLAAMGNTQRKEATDPLASKLNKVTQLTGFSDPVYAEAYVHVNQYDIVLDVLVVNQTSDTLQNCTLELATLGDLKLVEKPSPLTLAPHDFANIKANVKVASTENGIIFGNIVYDVSGAASDRNCVVLSDIHIDIMDYIQPASCTDAEFRQMWAEFEWENKVTVNTNIIDLNEYLLHILKSTNMKCLTPEKALSGICGFMAANLYARSIFGEDALANVSIEKPIHMGPDAPVNGHIRIRAKSQGMALSLGDKINLSQKRTGA; from the exons ATGACAGCCGCGGAAAATGTGTGTTACACACTCATCAACGTCACCAATGACTCTGAACCACCATCAGAAGTCAGCTTGAAAACTGATTTAG AAAAAGGGGAAATCAAAGCCAAGACAGAGGCTTTGAAAAAGGTCATCATCATGATCCTGAACGGAGAGAAACTTCCAGGCCTATTAATGACCATTATTCGGTTTGTGCTGCCTCTTCAGGACCACACAATTAAGAAACTATTACTAGTCTTTTGGGAAATTGTTCCTAAAACTACTCCTGATGGCAAACTTCTTCAGGAGATGATCTTGGTCTGTGATGCCTACAGGAAG GATCTCCAGCATCCCAACGAATTCATCCGTGGCTCCACCCTGCGCTTCCTGTGCAAGCTGAAGGAATCTGAGCTGCTGGAGCCCCTCATGCCAGCGATCCGTGCCTGTCTGGAGCATCGTCACAGCTATGTACGCCGTAATGCAGTTCTGGCCATCTACACTATCTACAG gaaCTTTGAGCATTTGATCCCAGACGCCCCTGAGTTGATTCATGACTTTCTCGTAAATGAGAAAGACGCAAGCTGCAAGAGAAATGCTTTTATGATGCTGATTCATGCAGATCAG GATAGAGCTTTGGACTACCTTAGCACCTGTATTGATCAGGTGCATACTTTCGGAGACATTCTACAGCTTGTTATTGTGGAACTGATTTATAAG GTCTGccatgccaacccctcagagagAGCTCGTTTCATCCGTTGTATCTACAACCTGCTGCAGTCGTCCAGTCCTGCTGTAAAATATGAAGCAGCTGGAACTCTGGTTACTCTGTCCAGTGCTCCCACTGCCATCAAG gCTGCTGCTCAGTGCTACATTGATCTGATCATTAAAGAGAGTGATAACAACGTTAAGCTCATTGTTCTGGACCGACTGATTGAGCTGAAGGATcatcctacacatgagcgtgtgCTGCAG GACCTTGTGATGGATATTCTGAGGGTTTTGACCACTCCTGATCTTGAGGTCCGCAAGAAGACCCTACAGCTGTCCCTGGACCTGGTGTCATCCCGCAATGTAGAAGAG CTGGTTATAGTGCTAAAGAAAGAAGTCATCAAAACCAATAATGTGACCGAGCATGAGGACACGGACAAGTACAGGCAGCTGCTTGTTCGCACTCTCCACTCCTGTAGCGTGCGCTTCCCTGACATGGCAGCCAATGTCATCCCTGTG CTGATGGAGTTCCTGAGTGACACTAATGAGGCGGCCGCAGCTGACGTGCTGGAGTTTGTGCGTGAGGCGATTCAGAGGTTCGACAACCTTAGACCTCTCATCACTGAGAAGATGCTAGAGGTCTTTCACGCGATCAAGACGGTCAA GATTTACAGAGGAGCTCTGTGGATTTTGGGTGAATATTGCAGCACTAAAGAAGACATTCAGAGTGTCATGACAGAAGTCCGCAGATCTTTGGGAGAG ATCCCTATTGTGGAAAATGAGTTGAAAAAGGAGGCTGGAGAGGTGAGACCTGAGGAGGAGGTCTCTGCAGCTCCAGCTCCTAAGCTGGTGACAGAAATGGGCACTTACGTCACTCAGAGTGCCCTGAGCAGCTCTAGACCATCCAAAAAAGAAGAGGACAG GCCTCCTCTGAGGGGTTTCCTGATGGATGGAGACTTTTATGTTGCTGCCTCATTGGCCACCACCCTCACCAAAGTGGCCTTGCGCTACGTTGCTCTTGCCGaggacaaaaaaagacaaaat TCATTTGTTGCAGAGGCTATGCTGATCATGGCCACTGTGCTTCATCTTGGCAAGTCATCTCTACCCAAGAAGCCCATCACAGATGACGATGTGGACCGGATCTCACTGTGCCTCAAGGTCCTGTCCGAGTGCTCGCCCCTCATGAATGACATCTTTAACAAGGAGTGCCGAAGGTCTCTATCCCATATGCTCGCTGTCAGACTGGAGGAGGAGAAACTATCTCAGAAG AAAGAGTCGGAGAAGCGCAACGTATTGGTTCAGGCAGATGATCCGATCTCCTTCATGCAGCTGACCGCTAAGAATGAGATGACGTCCAAAGAGGATCAGTTTCAGCTCAGTCTGCTGGCTGCTATGGGCAATACTCAGAGGAAAGAAGCCACAGACCCTCTGGCATCCAAACTTAATAAG GTCACTCAATTAACTGGTTTCTCAGATCCAGTGTACGCAGAAGCTTATGTCCATGTCAATCAGTATGACATTGTCCTGGATGTCCTGGTTGTTAATCAGACTAGCGACACCCTACAGAACTGTACCCTGGAGCTGGCAACACTTG GTGATCTTAAATTGGTTGAGAAACCATCTCCTCTTACATTGGCTCCTCACGACTTTGCCAACATAAAAGCCAATGTGAAAGTTGCCTCCACAGAGAATGGCATCATATTTGGAAACATAG TATATGATGTATCAGGAGCAGCCAGTGACAGGAACTGCGTAGTTCTCAGCGACATTCACATTGATATCATGGACTACATTCAGCCGGCCTCCTGCACAGACGCCGAGTTCAGACAGATGTGGGCTGAATTTGAGTGGGAAAACAAG GTTACCGTCAACACTAACATCATAGATCTGAATGAATACCTTCTCCACATTCTTAAATCTACCAACATGAAGTGCTTGACCCCAGAGAAG GCCCTGTCTGGCATCTGTGGCTTTATGGCAGCAAATCTATATGCCCGCTCTATATTTGGGGAGGATGCTCTTGCAAACGTCAGCATTGAAAAGCCAATCCACATGGGACCTGATGCCCCAGTCAATGGCCATATTCGCATACGAGCAAAAAGCCAG GGTATGGCTTTGAGCCTGGGTGACAAAATCAACCTCTCTCAGAAGAGGACCGGCGCATAA